One stretch of Siphonobacter curvatus DNA includes these proteins:
- a CDS encoding PD40 domain-containing protein produces the protein MNRFLFCVWCCLTGYQALAQLGNTSQNPASIRWFQYRTPHFQIIYPEGLDSVSNRLANTMETVYEPVSKTLGRKPRRIPLVLQTQTTVSNGFVTLTPRHTEFYITPPQDANFLGNNRWLDLLAVHEYRHVVQNEKAMTGISKGLFYLFGYNATNFLKTGIPDWFAEGDAVCTETALSPGGRGRIPEFNLLLRTQLLSRNKPFSYPKIVAGSYRDNLPDWYVLGYHLTNYARRKLGPEVWNTVLDRYYRFPFYPFSFSDKLRKISGLRTEDLYQEAAADFTRQWAAQQAVASSAPQVTTKPVRVYTDYEYPQLLPDGRIVALKSGLANIPAFVLLDGQNETKLYETGFLQNSATLSLGQSTLVWAEQHFDPRWGMRDYTVLKTLDLPTGTMRQVTRKSRYFAPTISPDGRTILTVSIDTEGKSELVLVQASDGQVLRTFPNSQQSLYQQPRFAADGRRAIMVRQVGSQKTLTILNLETGQSQDVFPLQTQNLSQPLLYGDWVLYNAPYTGTDQIYAFHRTSQKHYAVTQRPFGAYHAALSPDGRTLAFQDFTEQGYRIARLPFNPAEWTELTEIPTSPTRSFGPLVQQENNPALLASVPNQSNVRKPYSRAHLFNIYGWGPVLTSSETDLSVGIQSQNLLSTAFTSAGYTYNANERQGRWEGNFSFYGWYPVIDVSVASAGRQTVFSLDEQLPIDSLRKDYWRQNEFNVGLRLPLVLTHSKYREGLSLAVQANFIQTQGYDLPLRSRTEPGRHNLSATTVSLSYSRLLRQAKRDVQPRWGQTFSLYARNTPFGGVLQGNLLALQTRLYFPGFFPHHSIRLYGGVQFQGSGDSYVFGSPMFYPRGYAYASAAKLTTGTLQYQLPLAYPDWSLGRLLYVQRIKLNAFADLGYAVTGERSRTYQSTGVDVTFDFNVLRLRQAFELGFRSLWTRGGTFQSQFLVINIGF, from the coding sequence ATGAATCGTTTTCTTTTCTGTGTATGGTGCTGTTTGACTGGATATCAGGCACTTGCTCAATTAGGTAACACCAGCCAGAACCCTGCCTCCATTCGCTGGTTTCAGTACCGGACTCCTCACTTCCAGATCATTTATCCGGAAGGTCTTGATTCAGTTAGTAATCGACTAGCAAATACCATGGAAACGGTTTATGAGCCCGTATCCAAGACCCTTGGTCGCAAACCCCGTCGTATTCCTCTGGTGCTGCAAACCCAAACCACGGTTTCCAATGGATTTGTGACCCTGACGCCCCGTCATACCGAGTTCTATATCACGCCTCCACAGGACGCGAATTTTCTGGGCAATAATCGCTGGCTTGACCTGCTGGCCGTGCACGAATACCGGCACGTCGTTCAGAATGAAAAAGCGATGACCGGTATTAGTAAGGGATTGTTCTATCTGTTTGGCTACAATGCTACTAATTTTCTAAAAACCGGCATCCCTGACTGGTTTGCGGAAGGAGACGCCGTGTGCACGGAAACGGCACTCTCCCCCGGCGGACGCGGGCGAATCCCGGAGTTTAATCTCCTGCTCCGTACCCAGTTACTAAGCCGAAATAAGCCGTTCAGCTACCCTAAAATCGTTGCGGGTTCGTACCGGGATAACCTTCCCGATTGGTATGTACTGGGCTATCACCTGACGAATTACGCCCGTAGAAAGCTGGGGCCTGAGGTCTGGAATACGGTTCTTGACCGGTACTACCGTTTCCCCTTCTACCCCTTTTCTTTTTCGGACAAACTGCGGAAGATTTCAGGCTTGCGGACGGAAGATTTGTATCAGGAAGCGGCGGCTGACTTTACCCGGCAATGGGCCGCTCAGCAAGCCGTAGCGTCATCCGCCCCGCAGGTTACTACCAAACCCGTTCGGGTGTATACGGATTACGAGTACCCACAACTATTGCCCGATGGGCGGATCGTTGCGTTGAAGTCGGGATTAGCGAATATTCCTGCTTTCGTACTGCTGGACGGGCAAAACGAAACGAAGCTGTACGAAACGGGTTTTCTACAAAATTCTGCCACCCTTTCGCTGGGCCAGTCTACGCTGGTTTGGGCGGAACAACACTTTGATCCCCGCTGGGGCATGCGGGATTATACCGTACTCAAGACACTCGACCTGCCTACGGGAACGATGCGGCAAGTCACCCGAAAAAGCCGCTATTTTGCTCCGACGATTTCGCCCGATGGGCGTACCATTCTCACGGTGTCCATTGATACGGAAGGAAAAAGTGAATTGGTGTTAGTGCAGGCTTCCGACGGTCAGGTTCTTCGGACTTTTCCGAATTCTCAACAGTCGTTGTACCAACAGCCCCGGTTTGCAGCGGATGGTCGCCGGGCCATTATGGTACGACAGGTAGGTTCTCAGAAAACGCTCACGATACTAAATCTGGAGACAGGGCAATCGCAGGATGTTTTTCCACTCCAGACGCAGAATCTTTCTCAGCCGCTGTTGTACGGTGACTGGGTACTTTACAACGCTCCGTACACGGGTACCGACCAGATTTACGCGTTTCATCGAACCAGCCAAAAACATTACGCTGTCACGCAACGGCCTTTTGGAGCGTACCACGCCGCTCTTTCACCCGATGGTCGTACCCTGGCTTTTCAGGATTTTACGGAACAGGGTTACCGGATTGCCCGACTGCCCTTTAACCCAGCGGAATGGACTGAACTTACGGAAATCCCGACTTCCCCTACCCGCTCGTTTGGTCCGCTGGTCCAGCAGGAAAACAATCCCGCGTTACTGGCTTCCGTACCCAATCAGTCGAACGTTCGCAAGCCTTATTCCAGGGCTCATTTATTTAACATTTACGGCTGGGGACCGGTGCTGACTTCCTCCGAGACGGACTTATCCGTGGGCATCCAATCGCAGAATTTGCTTTCTACGGCCTTCACTTCCGCCGGGTATACCTATAACGCCAACGAACGACAGGGCCGCTGGGAAGGCAACTTCAGCTTCTACGGTTGGTATCCGGTCATCGATGTGAGTGTAGCGAGTGCCGGACGTCAGACGGTCTTTTCACTCGACGAGCAACTGCCCATTGATAGTCTTCGAAAAGATTACTGGCGACAAAACGAATTTAACGTCGGCTTACGCCTGCCCCTGGTCTTGACCCATTCCAAGTATCGGGAAGGACTCTCGCTGGCTGTACAAGCCAATTTTATTCAGACCCAGGGTTACGATCTTCCCTTACGCAGCCGTACCGAGCCGGGCCGTCATAATTTATCGGCCACGACCGTTTCCCTAAGTTACTCCCGTCTGTTACGGCAAGCCAAGCGGGATGTGCAGCCTCGCTGGGGGCAAACGTTTAGTCTATACGCCCGCAATACGCCTTTCGGAGGTGTACTACAGGGTAACTTGCTGGCTTTACAAACGAGACTGTACTTTCCAGGATTTTTCCCGCATCATTCCATTCGTCTTTACGGCGGCGTACAGTTTCAGGGTTCTGGCGATTCGTACGTATTTGGCAGCCCGATGTTTTACCCTCGGGGATATGCATACGCCAGTGCTGCGAAACTAACGACGGGTACGCTTCAGTATCAGTTGCCGCTGGCCTACCCCGACTGGAGTTTGGGTCGCTTGCTGTACGTGCAGCGAATCAAACTGAATGCCTTCGCGGATTTGGGCTATGCCGTCACGGGTGAGCGAAGCCGTACTTACCAATCTACAGGTGTTGATGTTACGTTCGATTTCAACGTCCTGCGTTTACGGCAGGCTTTCGAACTGGGCTTCCGGAGCCTCTGGACCCGCGGCGGTACGTTTCAATCTCAATTTTTAGTTATTAATATTGGATTTTAA
- the menB gene encoding 1,4-dihydroxy-2-naphthoyl-CoA synthase: MSNNPKTAPILSWQLPWEPIKEYREIRYLYYEGIAMISINRPEVHNAFTPLTVNEMIEAMELARQDTRVGVIILTGEGGRAFCSGGDQSVRGHGGYVGEDSVPRLNVLDLQRQIRSIPKPVIAMVAGWAIGGGHVLHVICDLSIAAENARFGQTGPKVGSFDGGFGASYLARIVGQKKAREIWYLCDQYDAQDALSMGLVNKVVAIEKLEETTVEWCRKILANSPIALRMLKSSFNADLDGQAGIQELAGNATLLYYLSDEAKEGQRSFLEKRKPDFRKFPQFP; encoded by the coding sequence ATGAGTAATAATCCGAAAACTGCTCCGATCCTTTCCTGGCAACTACCCTGGGAACCGATTAAAGAATACCGCGAAATCCGCTATTTGTACTACGAAGGAATCGCCATGATTTCGATCAACCGTCCAGAGGTACATAATGCCTTTACGCCCCTGACGGTCAACGAAATGATTGAAGCGATGGAACTGGCCCGTCAGGATACGCGGGTTGGCGTGATCATTCTGACGGGTGAAGGCGGTCGGGCATTCTGCTCGGGCGGTGATCAGTCGGTACGTGGTCACGGTGGCTACGTGGGCGAAGATTCCGTTCCCCGTCTGAACGTACTGGACTTACAGCGTCAGATTCGTTCAATTCCCAAACCCGTCATTGCAATGGTAGCCGGATGGGCTATCGGTGGTGGACACGTTCTGCACGTAATCTGTGACCTGAGTATTGCGGCGGAAAACGCCCGGTTTGGCCAGACGGGACCGAAAGTGGGAAGCTTCGACGGCGGTTTCGGTGCCAGCTACCTGGCCCGCATCGTGGGTCAGAAAAAAGCCCGCGAAATCTGGTACCTCTGCGATCAATACGACGCTCAGGATGCTCTGTCGATGGGTCTGGTTAATAAGGTGGTCGCCATCGAAAAACTGGAAGAAACAACGGTGGAATGGTGCCGTAAGATCTTGGCAAACAGCCCGATTGCTCTGCGGATGCTCAAGTCTTCGTTCAACGCCGACCTGGATGGACAGGCGGGTATTCAGGAGCTGGCCGGTAACGCTACTCTGCTGTACTACCTCAGCGACGAAGCCAAAGAAGGGCAACGTTCGTTCCTGGAAAAACGCAAACCCGATTTCCGGAAATTCCCGCAGTTTCCTTAA
- a CDS encoding GDSL-type esterase/lipase family protein, translating into MNVQIRSDSALGYQFDRLKVFCLRDTSSYDFNILDASGAVMASVQTSGGAEGQSPILVDLNELNDEFSLESVQTRPGQNHTTLFGFSLENGQPGVLYHSVGVNGAQFSHYRDARYFAEQTKGLEPQLIVVSLGTNEAHSAALTMTEFYTNIDALVQNLQKANPQATILLTTPADSYKRRTQANPKMAEVRQTILNYASEHHLPSWDLYGITGPAAFWRKNHLITSDGVHYTRKGYELQGNLLYQALMQAFNDYATHRL; encoded by the coding sequence ATGAACGTACAAATTCGCTCGGACTCGGCCCTGGGGTATCAGTTTGATCGCCTTAAAGTTTTCTGTCTACGGGATACCAGCAGTTATGACTTTAATATCCTAGATGCTTCAGGAGCCGTGATGGCTTCCGTACAAACCTCTGGTGGAGCAGAGGGGCAATCACCGATTTTAGTCGATCTCAACGAACTGAACGACGAATTTTCCCTGGAATCCGTTCAAACAAGACCGGGACAAAATCATACGACCTTGTTTGGGTTCAGTCTGGAAAATGGCCAGCCTGGCGTACTCTATCACTCTGTAGGAGTAAACGGGGCTCAGTTTTCGCATTACCGCGACGCCCGGTATTTCGCGGAGCAGACCAAAGGGCTCGAACCGCAGCTTATTGTGGTTTCGCTGGGTACCAACGAAGCCCATAGTGCTGCCCTGACCATGACGGAGTTTTACACCAACATCGATGCTTTGGTACAAAACCTGCAAAAAGCCAATCCGCAGGCGACGATCTTACTGACCACCCCCGCTGATTCGTACAAGCGTCGTACGCAGGCCAATCCGAAAATGGCGGAAGTACGGCAGACCATTCTGAACTACGCCAGCGAACATCATCTGCCTAGTTGGGATTTGTACGGCATTACGGGACCAGCCGCGTTCTGGAGAAAAAATCATCTAATTACGAGCGATGGGGTGCACTACACTCGCAAAGGCTACGAATTGCAGGGAAATTTACTGTATCAGGCTTTAATGCAAGCCTTCAACGATTATGCCACCCATCGACTTTAG
- a CDS encoding DUF2452 domain-containing protein: protein MPENTEAGAFENPINPDKVAENPGLLPYAHNAGSAVIRPEDEGKIKAKALTAMRQQTGKQYDQLAGQMKTLLDQAKAIQKRVEVSERVYTAAINFEPFIGQTMYLYEKADGSDLLSLVAPHEWGRSFKYNRYVAQVTMLYDHTWDVLFYNDEGDEERVEI from the coding sequence ATGCCGGAAAACACGGAAGCAGGGGCGTTCGAAAACCCCATTAACCCAGACAAGGTAGCCGAAAATCCCGGTCTCCTTCCCTACGCCCATAACGCGGGCAGTGCAGTCATTCGTCCCGAAGACGAAGGTAAAATCAAAGCTAAAGCTCTGACCGCTATGCGGCAGCAGACGGGCAAGCAGTACGATCAGCTTGCCGGGCAAATGAAAACCCTGCTGGATCAGGCCAAGGCCATTCAGAAGCGGGTGGAAGTTTCAGAACGGGTCTATACAGCGGCGATTAACTTTGAGCCCTTCATTGGTCAGACCATGTATCTGTACGAAAAAGCGGATGGCTCAGACCTCCTCTCGCTGGTGGCTCCGCACGAATGGGGACGTTCCTTTAAATATAACCGCTACGTAGCTCAGGTAACGATGCTGTACGATCACACCTGGGATGTACTGTTTTATAACGACGAAGGCGACGAAGAACGCGTTGAAATTTAG
- a CDS encoding GDSL-type esterase/lipase family protein: MASNSLRQVPILTLLLVAGLVAFSYVPERVWSDINLKPVRLFSSIQEDTKPSPPLSFAKKTPSAKTAPKVEESVAVQKKHLPCPNGITCIEDYDSTGQGLRQIMQALSQEAQTKPVRIAFFGDSFIEGDMLCGDFRDTLQALFGGRGVGYVPLTSPVANFRATIRHQFRNFKTYSVLQKQQGSPALGVSGYSFIPEGNNLVNYSTGRPYGASRFDRVRVFYQAKQSSALRYTLGSEPEQADTLVARSALAEHALTAAGNQVRFSFGNNLTLYGLSFEADHGVYVDNFSIRGNSGWGLLGVSESMYQQFNSLQHYKLVILQYGLNVIQPNTTQLGWYVPKMMAAIERIKKGFPEASILVIGVSDRSMRQADSYVSFPSIPYLIEAQREMSRKTGVTFWNLWEAMGGEGSMVKYVNAGLANKDYTHLKYAGGRKIARLLAKALLFEKKKYDQNLTTEPAAVRTVAQRSGSDLTRQTTVSQHRDLRNQRDPAGRKPESVF, encoded by the coding sequence ATGGCCTCCAATTCGTTGCGGCAGGTTCCGATATTGACCCTGTTGCTGGTGGCTGGTTTAGTGGCCTTTTCGTATGTACCCGAAAGGGTTTGGAGCGATATAAATCTGAAACCAGTTCGATTGTTTTCGTCTATTCAGGAAGATACGAAGCCTTCGCCACCTTTGTCTTTTGCGAAAAAAACACCTTCGGCAAAGACTGCACCGAAGGTTGAGGAGTCCGTGGCGGTGCAGAAGAAGCATCTGCCCTGTCCGAACGGAATTACCTGCATTGAAGATTACGACAGCACGGGGCAGGGTCTTCGGCAGATTATGCAGGCTCTAAGTCAGGAAGCCCAGACCAAGCCCGTACGGATTGCCTTTTTTGGCGATTCCTTTATTGAGGGAGACATGTTGTGCGGGGATTTCCGGGATACGCTACAGGCACTATTCGGTGGACGAGGCGTGGGTTACGTACCTCTCACGTCGCCCGTGGCTAATTTTCGGGCCACCATTCGCCATCAATTCCGGAATTTCAAAACGTATTCGGTCTTACAAAAACAACAGGGAAGTCCAGCTTTGGGAGTATCTGGCTACAGCTTCATTCCTGAAGGTAATAATCTGGTCAATTACAGTACCGGGCGACCTTACGGGGCCAGTCGCTTTGATCGCGTTCGGGTCTTTTACCAAGCCAAACAGAGCAGTGCTTTACGATATACGCTGGGTTCTGAGCCGGAGCAGGCGGATACATTGGTCGCTCGCTCTGCCCTGGCCGAGCACGCTCTGACGGCGGCGGGAAATCAAGTTCGTTTTTCGTTCGGCAATAATTTAACGCTGTACGGACTAAGCTTCGAGGCAGATCATGGGGTCTACGTCGATAATTTCAGTATTCGGGGTAATTCGGGCTGGGGTTTGCTGGGGGTTTCGGAATCCATGTATCAGCAATTCAACAGCTTACAGCATTATAAACTCGTCATTTTGCAATATGGCTTAAATGTCATTCAGCCGAATACGACGCAACTGGGCTGGTACGTTCCCAAAATGATGGCGGCCATTGAACGAATCAAAAAAGGATTTCCCGAAGCGAGCATCTTGGTCATTGGCGTATCCGATCGAAGCATGCGACAGGCGGATTCGTACGTTTCCTTTCCCAGTATTCCGTACCTGATTGAAGCCCAACGTGAAATGTCCCGCAAAACGGGTGTAACCTTCTGGAACCTCTGGGAAGCCATGGGCGGGGAAGGCTCAATGGTCAAGTACGTAAATGCGGGATTGGCGAACAAAGATTACACGCACCTGAAATACGCCGGTGGTCGCAAGATTGCCCGTTTGTTGGCAAAAGCCCTCTTGTTTGAAAAGAAAAAATATGATCAGAATCTTACGACTGAGCCTGCTGCTGTTCGCACTGTTGCCCAACGCTCAGGCTCAGACCTCACTCGTCAAACTACTGTCTCCCAGCATCGAGACCTCCGAAACCAACGCGATCCAGCAGGTCGAAAGCCTGAATCCGTTTTTTGA
- a CDS encoding S10 family peptidase — MKIRSLYLFSALLLSSTLNAQPSQEKPVPFVAPPSPVETKGQVTIQGKTISYTARTGYLTLKDESGKAKANIFFIAYTRDGVSDLTKRPITYTFNGGPGSASLWLHLGCIGPRRIPMTEKGESLAPPYALVNNEYSWLDKTDLVFIDPVNTGYSRAAAGENEKQFLGYNEDIQSVGEFIRLYTTQYGRWGSPKFLAGESYGTTRAAGLSGYLQDRYNLYINGISLISSILNFQTARFDRGNDLPFALFLPTYTAIAWYHKKLAPEYQADLKKTLQAARDFAAGEYTTALMKGDLLTETEEKALAEKLSKFTGLSQTYLRQTRLRVEIGRFVKELLRSEGKTAGRLDGRMTGTDFDDAGDGYEFDPSLDATISGPYSTALNHYVRQELKYENDLPYLALTGRVQPWNYNNVQNSYLNVSETLRQAMSKNPFLKVWVGAGYYDLATPFFAAEYTFHHMGLKPEQRKNVSFTYYESGHMMYIHKPSLIQLKKDADTFYDQALK; from the coding sequence ATGAAAATCCGATCGCTCTACCTGTTTTCCGCTCTGCTGCTGAGTAGTACGCTGAACGCTCAGCCTTCGCAGGAAAAACCCGTACCCTTTGTGGCTCCGCCCAGCCCCGTTGAAACCAAAGGGCAAGTGACCATTCAGGGCAAAACTATTTCGTACACGGCCCGTACCGGCTACCTTACGTTGAAAGACGAAAGTGGTAAAGCCAAAGCTAACATTTTCTTCATCGCGTATACCCGGGATGGGGTGTCGGATCTGACGAAACGTCCCATTACGTATACCTTTAACGGTGGACCGGGTTCGGCTTCGCTCTGGTTGCACCTGGGATGCATTGGGCCCCGTCGGATTCCCATGACCGAAAAAGGAGAATCGCTGGCTCCGCCCTATGCCTTGGTCAACAATGAATACAGCTGGCTCGACAAAACGGATCTGGTCTTTATCGACCCCGTCAATACGGGTTACAGTCGGGCCGCAGCCGGTGAGAATGAGAAACAGTTTCTCGGGTACAATGAAGATATTCAATCAGTGGGTGAATTCATTCGTCTCTACACCACGCAATACGGACGCTGGGGATCGCCTAAATTTCTGGCGGGCGAAAGTTACGGTACTACGCGTGCGGCGGGTCTTTCGGGCTATTTGCAGGATCGTTACAACCTGTACATCAACGGAATATCGCTTATCTCATCCATCCTGAATTTCCAGACGGCCCGTTTTGACCGGGGCAATGATTTGCCCTTCGCCCTCTTTTTACCTACGTACACGGCGATTGCCTGGTATCACAAGAAACTGGCTCCGGAGTACCAGGCCGACCTCAAGAAAACGCTTCAGGCGGCCCGCGACTTTGCCGCAGGCGAGTACACTACGGCCCTAATGAAAGGTGATTTACTGACGGAAACCGAAGAAAAAGCGTTGGCTGAAAAATTGTCCAAGTTTACGGGCCTTTCCCAAACCTACCTGCGGCAAACGCGTTTACGCGTTGAAATTGGCCGTTTTGTGAAAGAATTACTCCGCTCGGAAGGTAAAACGGCGGGCCGGCTGGATGGCCGCATGACCGGTACGGATTTCGACGATGCGGGCGATGGCTACGAGTTTGATCCCAGCCTTGATGCCACCATTTCTGGACCGTACTCCACGGCTTTGAATCACTACGTTCGGCAGGAACTCAAGTACGAAAATGACCTGCCTTACCTGGCCTTGACGGGGCGTGTACAACCCTGGAATTATAACAATGTCCAAAATAGCTACCTCAATGTGAGTGAAACCTTACGGCAGGCCATGAGCAAGAACCCCTTTCTGAAAGTGTGGGTGGGTGCGGGTTATTACGATCTGGCGACGCCATTTTTTGCCGCCGAGTACACCTTTCACCACATGGGACTTAAGCCGGAACAGCGGAAAAACGTATCTTTTACCTACTACGAATCCGGGCACATGATGTACATCCATAAGCCGTCGCTGATCCAGTTGAAGAAAGATGCCGACACCTTTTACGATCAGGCCCTGAAATAA
- a CDS encoding bifunctional 5,10-methylenetetrahydrofolate dehydrogenase/5,10-methenyltetrahydrofolate cyclohydrolase translates to MQLIDGKAVASHFKAQIAEEVQQLKAQSGKTPHLVAILVGTNGASETYVAHKVKACAELGFESTLVRFDETVTEAELLDKVREINENPDMDGLIVQLPLPAHINPDAVMETIHPAKDVDGFHPINIGRMAKGLPAYISATPQGCLMLLEHYGIETAGKHCVVVGRSQIVGLPMSILMQRNTYPGNCTVTITHSKTKNLAEICRQADILVGALGRPEFITADMVKEGAVVLDVGLERVPDASKKSGFSLKGDVKFDEVAPKTSFITPVPGGVGQMTIISLMQNTLLAAKGSIYKK, encoded by the coding sequence ATGCAATTGATTGACGGCAAGGCTGTTGCCTCTCATTTCAAGGCCCAGATCGCCGAAGAAGTACAACAATTGAAAGCTCAATCCGGCAAAACGCCCCATTTGGTGGCTATTTTGGTGGGTACCAATGGAGCTTCTGAAACCTACGTCGCTCACAAAGTCAAAGCCTGTGCAGAATTGGGTTTTGAGTCGACTTTGGTTCGTTTTGACGAAACGGTAACGGAAGCCGAACTGCTTGATAAAGTCCGCGAAATCAACGAAAATCCGGACATGGACGGTCTGATTGTCCAGCTACCCCTGCCTGCTCACATCAACCCCGATGCCGTGATGGAAACGATCCATCCGGCGAAAGATGTGGACGGCTTTCACCCCATCAATATCGGCCGCATGGCCAAAGGCCTGCCCGCTTACATTTCAGCCACGCCTCAGGGCTGCCTGATGCTGCTGGAACATTACGGCATCGAAACAGCGGGTAAACATTGCGTCGTTGTAGGTCGCAGCCAGATTGTAGGCTTACCTATGAGCATTCTGATGCAACGGAACACTTATCCGGGCAACTGTACCGTAACGATCACACACTCCAAAACTAAAAATCTGGCGGAAATCTGCCGTCAGGCGGATATTCTGGTAGGAGCTTTGGGTCGTCCGGAATTTATTACGGCGGATATGGTAAAAGAAGGAGCCGTCGTATTGGACGTAGGCTTGGAACGCGTACCAGACGCCAGCAAAAAATCGGGTTTCTCCCTCAAAGGAGACGTGAAATTTGATGAAGTGGCTCCCAAAACCAGCTTCATTACGCCGGTACCCGGTGGCGTTGGCCAGATGACCATTATTTCACTGATGCAGAATACGCTGTTAGCAGCCAAAGGCAGCATTTATAAAAAGTAA
- a CDS encoding EVE domain-containing protein, with translation MNFWLVKSEPFKYSWNDFVKEKRGVWDGVRNFQARNNLKAMAVGDLVLFYHSNEGKEIVGIAKVVREAYPDPTTEDDRWVVVDLEPVEKLPKSVTLETIKADTRLQNIALIRQSRLSVSPVRPEEFDIIVGLGHEHA, from the coding sequence ATGAATTTTTGGCTCGTCAAATCCGAACCTTTTAAATATTCCTGGAATGATTTCGTTAAAGAAAAGCGAGGCGTCTGGGATGGTGTACGAAACTTTCAGGCTCGTAATAACCTGAAGGCGATGGCAGTCGGAGATTTGGTGTTATTTTATCACTCAAACGAAGGAAAAGAAATTGTAGGCATTGCTAAAGTGGTACGTGAGGCGTATCCCGACCCCACGACGGAGGATGACCGCTGGGTAGTCGTGGATCTGGAGCCCGTCGAGAAGCTTCCCAAAAGCGTCACACTGGAAACGATAAAAGCCGATACCCGCCTACAAAACATTGCCCTGATCCGTCAGTCACGCTTATCGGTTTCCCCCGTCCGGCCCGAAGAATTTGATATCATCGTTGGATTAGGCCATGAACATGCGTAG
- a CDS encoding MBOAT family O-acyltransferase, whose product MPPIDFSKLTELLQYQPEAPILFNSGLFLWLFLGFSSIYVLLQPHHRAKVIFVTLFSLYFYYKSSGWYFLLLVLATVVDYVLGWFIYDADQKVFKRLWMIINLILNLGLLAYFKYTNFFYQAWTEFSHQPYNPLPIFLPVGVSFYTFQSLSYTIDIYRGEIKPVKSILDYAFFVSFFPQLVAGPIVRAKDFIPQLYRPTIVTPEQFGRAIFLIGSGLFKKVVISDYLSVNFVDRIFDNPTLYSGLENLFGVYGYALQIYCDFSGYSDMAIGIALLLGFEYPVNFDSPYQSRNITEFWRRWHISLSSWLRDYLYISMGGNRKGIFRTYFNLFMTMVLGGLWHGAAWRFILWGVLHGGALVFHRVIRSYFSPGAYPTYRWVSQLLTFHFVCFCWIFFRADSMEIAQQLLHQIATEFNPMLIVQFIEGYQNVLLVMLLGYTLHFLPRSMELQAENWIIRLPLVGKLAWLLAVILLMTQVQSAEVQPFIYFQF is encoded by the coding sequence ATGCCACCCATCGACTTTAGTAAACTGACGGAACTGCTTCAGTATCAACCCGAGGCTCCAATTTTATTTAACAGTGGCCTTTTTTTGTGGTTGTTTCTGGGGTTCTCGTCGATATACGTACTGCTGCAACCGCACCACCGGGCCAAGGTCATTTTCGTGACCTTATTTTCGCTGTACTTCTATTACAAATCTTCGGGCTGGTATTTTCTATTGCTGGTACTGGCTACCGTGGTGGATTACGTACTCGGCTGGTTTATTTACGATGCCGATCAGAAGGTATTCAAACGGCTTTGGATGATTATCAACCTGATACTTAATCTGGGCTTGCTGGCGTATTTCAAGTACACCAACTTTTTCTATCAGGCCTGGACCGAGTTTTCGCACCAGCCCTATAATCCGCTGCCGATTTTCCTGCCGGTGGGCGTTTCGTTTTATACGTTTCAGTCGCTGAGCTATACCATTGACATTTACCGGGGTGAAATCAAACCCGTCAAGAGTATTCTGGATTACGCTTTTTTCGTTTCCTTTTTTCCGCAGCTAGTTGCCGGTCCGATTGTACGGGCCAAGGACTTTATTCCGCAGCTTTACCGACCTACGATCGTAACGCCCGAGCAGTTTGGGCGAGCTATCTTTCTGATTGGTAGTGGTTTATTTAAAAAGGTCGTTATCTCCGATTACCTCAGCGTCAACTTTGTTGATCGGATTTTCGATAATCCTACGCTGTATTCGGGGTTGGAAAATCTCTTTGGGGTTTATGGCTACGCGTTGCAGATCTACTGCGATTTTTCGGGGTATTCCGATATGGCAATCGGTATTGCTCTACTGCTGGGTTTCGAATATCCGGTCAACTTCGATTCACCGTATCAATCCCGCAACATTACTGAATTCTGGCGTCGCTGGCACATTTCATTGTCCAGCTGGTTACGCGACTACCTGTACATTTCGATGGGCGGAAACCGTAAGGGCATTTTCCGTACCTATTTCAACCTCTTCATGACAATGGTTTTGGGTGGACTCTGGCACGGGGCCGCCTGGCGATTTATTCTGTGGGGCGTATTACACGGCGGAGCTTTAGTTTTCCACCGCGTTATTCGTTCGTATTTTTCGCCCGGAGCGTACCCGACGTACCGCTGGGTATCTCAGCTGCTGACCTTCCATTTTGTCTGCTTTTGCTGGATTTTCTTCCGGGCTGATTCCATGGAAATTGCTCAGCAACTCTTGCACCAGATCGCTACTGAGTTTAACCCCATGCTGATAGTTCAGTTTATCGAAGGCTATCAAAACGTTCTGTTGGTGATGCTGTTGGGTTATACGTTGCATTTTCTACCACGCTCTATGGAATTACAGGCCGAAAACTGGATTATTCGCCTGCCGCTCGTGGGCAAACTGGCCTGGCTGTTGGCCGTAATTCTCTTGATGACCCAGGTACAGTCGGCGGAAGTACAACCCTTTATCTATTTCCAATTTTAG